In Luteitalea sp., a single window of DNA contains:
- a CDS encoding transglycosylase SLT domain-containing protein has translation MPTIADIIQQAAAQYGIPPEYLMRAAQLESGMNPAARNPNSSAGGLFQQIDSNWKQYGRGDRFDPVASADAAARFWRDNQAAYRKTFGSDPTGDQFYLMHQQGGQGGINLLRNPTQPASSVVSEDAIRLNAGQPGMTAGDFANLWTKKFGAGTQPVGSRAATAPDAAGAPGVAPLTPAAPTDGLGPLMAQLLSAQQPPAAEKPPEGGKKPKRNDMASIFANASPNLVLA, from the coding sequence ATGCCTACGATTGCCGACATCATCCAACAGGCCGCCGCGCAGTACGGGATCCCGCCTGAGTACCTGATGCGGGCGGCGCAGCTTGAATCGGGCATGAACCCGGCTGCCCGGAATCCCAATTCGAGCGCCGGTGGTCTTTTTCAGCAGATTGACAGCAATTGGAAACAGTATGGCCGAGGCGATAGGTTCGACCCGGTGGCCAGCGCCGACGCGGCTGCCCGGTTTTGGCGCGATAACCAGGCGGCCTACCGTAAAACCTTCGGCAGCGATCCGACCGGTGATCAATTTTATCTCATGCACCAGCAGGGCGGCCAAGGTGGCATTAATCTGCTGCGGAATCCCACTCAGCCGGCGTCAAGCGTCGTCAGTGAAGACGCGATTCGGCTCAACGCCGGCCAACCCGGCATGACGGCCGGGGATTTCGCCAATTTGTGGACAAAGAAGTTCGGGGCGGGGACTCAGCCCGTGGGCTCGCGAGCCGCGACCGCTCCCGACGCGGCGGGGGCGCCAGGGGTGGCACCTCTGACCCCCGCCGCTCCAACTGACGGTCTCGGCCCCCTGATGGCGCAGTTGCTCTCCGCGCAACAGCCGCCCGCGGCCGAAAAGCCCCCCGAGGGCGGAAAAAAGCCGAAACGCAATGACATGGCGTCGATTTTTGCGAATGCGTCGCCGAATTTGGTGTTGGCCTAA